In Ostrea edulis chromosome 6, xbOstEdul1.1, whole genome shotgun sequence, a single window of DNA contains:
- the LOC125646719 gene encoding uncharacterized protein LOC125646719: MCHRNLPLEETSKFCRHSVTKMRHLSLFCLISWGSVWSVTGKECYELQTREEHFQQIVQSTRSRTKAVKKGRRYKTELEDYVVYEEKLIRRNVTFNITKCCQGFQREKKGCVAKQDTVILKSNVPDGMKVSSVAVPTIMLILMFVVSVAVVYRLYSKDKPCKGISQTKNGNEKPVIEENNEFYTEIRGLEADCRQYDELRNPQRHAGGSPMYEEVEIQQKSTDNDTDIQV; encoded by the exons ATGTGTCACAGGAACCTGCCCCTTGAAGAGACATCTAAGTTCTGCAGACATTCAGTCACAAAGATGCGAcatctctctttgttttgtttaatttcatGGGGATCCGTTTGGAGTGTGACTGGAAAGGAATGTTACGAGCTACAGAC AAGGGAAGAACATTTTCAACAGATCGTCCAAAGTACAAGGTCAAGGACAAAGGCAGTGAAGAAGGGTAGAAGATACAAGACAGAATTAGA GGACTATGTGGTCTATGAAGAGAAACTTATTCGGCGTAACGTGACTTTCAACATTACCAAATGTTGTCAAGGTTTTCAAAGAGAGAAAAAAGGTTGCGTAGCAA AGCAAGACACGGTGATTTTGAAGTCCAATGTTCCGGATGGGATGAAGGTGTCGTCAGTGGCTGTTCCAACAATCATGTTGATTCTGATGTTTGTGGTGTCTGTCGCTGTTGTTTACCGTCTGTACTCCAAAGATAAACCATGCAAGGG GATTAGTCAAACAAAGAACGGCAATGAAAAACCAGTCATCGAAGAAAACA ATGAGTTTTACACAGAAATCCGGGGATTAGAGGCCGATTGTCGACAATATGACGAGCTACGTAATCCACAGAGACACGCTGGAGGTAGCCCAATGTATGAAGAAGTAGAAATCCAACAAAAATCTACTGACAATGACACCGATATTCAAGTCTAA
- the LOC125647079 gene encoding uncharacterized protein LOC125647079 has product MVTNFVFILLIGSSLLQPAPAAPIFSHGINVGVITDHDVTEASGLASSRIHPNVLYTHNDKGDSSRIFAVDADSGNVLAELNINNARNYDWEDIAVGGCPGALTKSCIYIGDTGDHAGDGSVKNIYVVKEPVLLKDGSLDPIVTLHYEWSVLDTETLMIDPSGNVILVSKVHGGIGQVGMIPASAFQSSATYRISTSTTLNIPQTTHNDPVGGDISPNGREVLLRTHNSLFYWRVDSMDYLTTLSTVDPVVVSHVKEHQGEAVAWDTLGNGYFTCSEGHNQPIYYFRRSSQ; this is encoded by the exons CCCCGATCTTCAGTCATGGGATTAATGTCGGCGTTATAACTGACCACGACGTAACAGAGGCCTCTGGTCTGGCCTCTAGTCGGATCCACCCCAATGTCCTCTACACACATAACGACAAGGGTGACTCGTCCAGGATCTTTGCTGTGGATGCTGACTCCGGAAACGTCCTAGCGGAATTGAACATCAACAATGCCAGGAATTATGATTGGGAGGATATTGCCGTGGGTGGATGCCCCGGTGCACTTACAAAATCCTGTATTTACATAG GAGACACAGGTGATCACGCTGGAGATGGAAGTGTGAAGAATATTTACGTGGTGAAGGAACCAGTCCTGTTAAAAGATGGGAGTCTGGACCCCATAGTTACCCTTCATTATGA ATGGAGTGTCTTAGATACCGAAACATTAATGATAGATCCTAGTGGTAATGTAATTCTCGTTAGTAAAGTCCATGGAGGAATTGGCCAGGTAGGGATGATTCCCGCGTCAGCATTTCAAAGCTCCGCAACTTATCGAATTTCAACTTCAACCACCCTCAACATTCCGCAGACAACCCATAACGACCCCGTGGGTGGGGATATCTCCCCGAATGGCCGTGAAGTTCTGCTGAGGACTCATAATTCACTATTTTACTGGAGGGTTGATAGCATGGATTACTTAACTACCCTTAGTACTGTGGACCCCGTGGTGGTTTCTCATGTCAAAGAACACCAGGGCGAGGCTGTCGCGTGGGACACCCTTGGAAACGGTTACTTCACGTGCAGTGAGGGACACAACCAACCGATCTACTATTTTAGGCGCTCTTCACAATAA